Proteins encoded in a region of the Streptomyces akebiae genome:
- a CDS encoding acyl-CoA synthetase — MSSLFPALTGEARTLERPALRFGDRSLTYAELAAVTDALAARIRDAGRVAVWATPTLETAVGVVAALRAGVPAVPLNPKSGQSELGHILKDSAPSLILTAPEAELPAALTELERLDIDVLDRSTAHPGGRRPLADEPAPEAPALIVYTSGTTGPPKGAVIPRRAVATTLDALADAWQWTADDVLVHALPLFHVHGLILGVLGPLRRGGEVRHLGRFDTSAVARELSAGATMLFGVPTMYHRIAETLPADPDLAKALGRARLLVSGSAALPVHDHERIAAATGRRVIERYGMTETLMNTSVRADGEPRAGTVGVPLPGVELRLVEDDGTPLTAYDGESVGEIQVRGPNLFTEYLNRPDATAAAFTADGWFRTGDMAVRDPDGYVRIVGRKATDLIKSGGYKIGAGEIENALLEHPGVREAAVTGAPDPDLGERVVAWIVPQDPESPPSAEELAAHVTTLLSPHKRPRTVHYLSVLPRNDMGKIMKRALKTDEAG; from the coding sequence GTGTCCTCTCTCTTCCCGGCCCTCACCGGCGAAGCCCGAACCCTCGAACGCCCCGCCCTGCGCTTCGGCGACCGGTCCCTGACGTACGCGGAGCTCGCGGCCGTGACGGACGCGCTCGCCGCGCGGATCCGCGACGCGGGCCGCGTGGCCGTCTGGGCGACACCGACGTTGGAGACGGCGGTGGGCGTCGTGGCCGCGCTACGGGCCGGCGTCCCCGCCGTGCCACTCAACCCGAAGTCGGGCCAGAGCGAGCTGGGGCACATCCTGAAGGACAGCGCCCCGTCGCTGATCCTCACCGCCCCCGAGGCCGAACTCCCCGCGGCGCTCACCGAGTTGGAGCGCCTGGACATCGACGTACTGGACCGCTCGACGGCGCACCCGGGCGGAAGGCGGCCGCTCGCTGACGAACCGGCTCCCGAGGCCCCCGCCCTCATCGTCTACACCTCCGGAACCACCGGCCCGCCCAAGGGCGCCGTCATCCCCCGCCGCGCCGTCGCGACCACCCTGGACGCGCTGGCCGACGCCTGGCAGTGGACCGCCGACGACGTACTGGTCCACGCCCTGCCCCTCTTCCATGTGCACGGCCTGATCCTGGGCGTCCTCGGCCCGCTGCGGCGCGGCGGCGAGGTCCGCCACCTCGGCAGGTTCGACACGAGCGCGGTGGCCCGGGAGCTGTCGGCGGGCGCGACGATGCTGTTCGGCGTCCCGACGATGTACCACCGCATCGCGGAGACCCTGCCCGCCGACCCGGACCTGGCGAAGGCGCTCGGCCGCGCCCGCCTCCTCGTCTCCGGCTCGGCCGCGCTGCCGGTGCACGACCACGAACGGATCGCGGCGGCGACCGGCCGGCGGGTGATCGAGCGGTACGGCATGACGGAGACGCTCATGAACACCAGCGTCCGCGCCGACGGCGAACCCCGCGCCGGCACCGTCGGAGTCCCTTTGCCCGGCGTGGAGTTGAGGCTGGTCGAGGACGACGGCACCCCTCTGACCGCGTACGACGGCGAGTCGGTCGGCGAGATCCAGGTGCGCGGCCCGAACCTCTTCACCGAGTACCTCAACCGCCCCGACGCCACCGCCGCCGCGTTCACCGCCGACGGCTGGTTCCGCACCGGTGACATGGCCGTGCGCGACCCCGACGGTTACGTACGCATCGTCGGCCGCAAGGCCACTGACCTCATCAAGAGCGGCGGCTACAAGATCGGCGCCGGCGAGATCGAGAACGCGCTCCTCGAACACCCGGGCGTACGGGAGGCCGCCGTCACCGGCGCACCGGACCCCGACCTCGGCGAACGCGTCGTCGCCTGGATCGTCCCGCAGGACCCCGAATCCCCGCCCTCAGCGGAGGAGTTGGCGGCCCATGTCACCACCTTGCTCTCCCCCCACAAGCGCCCGCGGACCGTCCACTACCTCTCCGTCCTCCCCCGCAACGACATGGGCAAAATCATGAAGCGGGCGCTGAAGACGGACGAAGCCGGATGA
- a CDS encoding SLC13 family permease: MSPELISILVLAVVFVIATTRSVNMGALAFAAAFGVGELVADLDADGIFAGFPGDLFVVLVGVTYLFAIARANGTTDWLVHASIRLVRGRVALIPWVMFFLTGALTAIGAVSPAAVAIVAPIALSFASRYGISPLLMGAMVVHGAQGGGFSPISIYGTIVNGIVEREDLPGNALFLFLASLIANLVIAGVVFVLFGGLKLTSAPAHPAAGDSAAGAARVGAATPRPAEQRTRPPAGTTTGDPKPTGTATATDTGTGTDTTLAETTPTLTPARTATLTSLAALVVAVLAFDLDAGLTAVTLAALLSALWPDDSRKAVTQIAWSTVLLICGVLTYVGVLDEMGTITWAGEGVGGIGIPLLAAVLLCYIGAVVSAFASSVGIMGALIPLAVPFLAQGEIGAVGMVAALAVSATVVDVSPFSTNGALVLAAAPDVDRERFFRQLMIYGGIVVAVVPAVVWLVLVVPGFG, encoded by the coding sequence ATGTCCCCCGAACTGATCTCGATCCTCGTCCTGGCCGTGGTGTTCGTCATCGCCACGACCCGTTCCGTGAACATGGGCGCGCTGGCCTTCGCCGCCGCCTTCGGAGTGGGCGAACTCGTCGCCGACCTCGACGCGGACGGCATCTTCGCCGGCTTCCCCGGCGACCTGTTCGTCGTCCTCGTCGGCGTCACCTATCTCTTCGCGATCGCCCGCGCCAACGGCACCACCGACTGGCTCGTCCATGCCTCGATCCGGCTCGTACGGGGGCGGGTGGCGCTGATCCCCTGGGTGATGTTCTTCCTCACCGGCGCGCTCACGGCGATCGGCGCGGTCAGTCCGGCGGCGGTCGCGATCGTCGCCCCCATCGCCCTCAGCTTCGCCTCGCGCTACGGCATCAGTCCCCTGCTGATGGGCGCGATGGTCGTCCACGGCGCGCAGGGGGGCGGTTTCTCCCCCATCAGCATCTACGGCACGATCGTCAACGGCATCGTCGAACGCGAAGACCTGCCCGGCAACGCACTGTTCCTCTTCCTGGCGTCCCTCATCGCCAACCTGGTGATCGCGGGAGTGGTGTTCGTCCTGTTCGGCGGCCTGAAGCTGACCTCGGCCCCCGCGCACCCGGCTGCGGGCGACAGTGCCGCCGGGGCGGCACGGGTGGGCGCAGCCACACCTCGTCCCGCCGAGCAGCGGACCCGCCCCCCGGCCGGCACCACCACCGGGGACCCGAAACCCACCGGCACCGCCACCGCGACGGACACCGGAACCGGAACCGACACCACCCTCGCCGAAACCACCCCCACACTCACCCCCGCCCGCACAGCCACCCTCACCTCCCTCGCCGCCCTGGTCGTCGCGGTCCTCGCCTTCGACCTGGACGCCGGCCTCACCGCCGTCACCCTCGCCGCCCTCCTCAGCGCCCTCTGGCCGGACGACAGCCGCAAGGCCGTGACCCAGATCGCCTGGTCCACGGTCCTCCTCATCTGCGGTGTCCTCACCTACGTCGGCGTACTCGACGAGATGGGCACCATCACCTGGGCCGGCGAGGGCGTCGGCGGCATCGGCATCCCCCTCCTCGCCGCCGTACTCCTCTGCTACATCGGCGCCGTCGTCTCGGCGTTCGCCTCCTCCGTCGGCATCATGGGTGCCCTGATCCCCCTGGCCGTACCGTTCCTGGCCCAGGGCGAGATCGGCGCGGTCGGCATGGTCGCGGCACTCGCCGTCTCCGCGACGGTCGTGGACGTCAGCCCCTTCTCCACCAACGGCGCGCTGGTGCTGGCCGCCGCACCGGACGTCGACCGCGAGCGTTTCTTCCGCCAGCTGATGATCTACGGAGGGATCGTGGTGGCCGTGGTGCCCGCCGTGGTGTGGCTGGTGCTGGTGGTCCCGGGATTCGGGTAA
- a CDS encoding FadR/GntR family transcriptional regulator — protein sequence MSDALRPMAKQRLYEQVLDRLRQYVAEGGLKAGDRLPPERDLAQRLGVSRASVKQAIVVLEVQGLVEARHGGGTYLVRDSLDVEPVERMVERRRRLPDVLEAREALETKLAELAAERRTEADLAAMRDALTHMAGEIERDGHGIEGDRLFHAAVTAAAHSSLLAEFMRSIADQIAESRTESLRQPGRPDRSLAQHQAILDAIAARQPKQAATAMRRHVRTVAKVRLLDWDPGDSPS from the coding sequence GTGAGCGACGCCCTGCGGCCCATGGCCAAGCAGCGGCTCTACGAGCAGGTCCTCGACCGGCTGCGTCAGTACGTCGCCGAGGGCGGTCTCAAGGCCGGCGACCGGCTGCCGCCCGAGCGGGACCTGGCCCAGCGGCTGGGCGTGAGCCGGGCCTCGGTCAAGCAGGCCATCGTCGTGCTGGAGGTCCAGGGCCTGGTGGAGGCCCGCCACGGCGGCGGCACGTATCTCGTCCGGGACAGCCTGGACGTCGAGCCGGTCGAGCGGATGGTCGAGCGGCGTCGGCGGCTGCCCGACGTGCTGGAGGCCCGCGAGGCGTTGGAGACGAAGCTCGCCGAACTGGCCGCCGAGCGCCGTACGGAGGCCGACCTGGCCGCGATGCGGGACGCGCTCACCCACATGGCCGGGGAGATCGAGCGGGACGGGCACGGCATCGAGGGCGACCGGCTGTTCCACGCGGCGGTCACGGCGGCCGCGCACAGCAGTCTGCTCGCCGAGTTCATGCGCTCCATCGCCGACCAGATCGCCGAGAGCCGCACCGAGTCGCTGCGTCAGCCCGGCCGGCCCGACCGTTCGCTGGCTCAGCACCAGGCGATCCTCGACGCCATCGCCGCCCGGCAGCCCAAGCAGGCGGCCACCGCGATGCGCCGCCACGTCCGCACGGTCGCGAAGGTCCGCCTGCTGGACTGGGACCCGGGCGACTCGCCCTCCTGA
- a CDS encoding MerR family transcriptional regulator has protein sequence MELLTIGAFAKACRLSPKALRLYDELELLRPTRVDPDTGYRYYAAEQLEQARLVAWLRRLGMPLARIRTVCALEPGPAAREIRAYWAGVEAETATRRDLAAFLVDHLTHTSEEDTAMLELRYAALSDTGLVRAANQDTAYAGTRVLAVADGFGPAGAPASTAAVEALRTLDRDTLPAGGVLNLLEDAVRGATDAVREVAGTGDDGTTLTAMLWTGSQLALVHIGDSRAYLLRNGELFRITHDHTVVQSMIDEGRLTPEEATTHPQPALLLKALTNSGTTATPDLRLHDAQPGDRYLLCSDGLSSVVPDPAVRRTLSSTADPETAVRALITEANEAGGPDNVSCVVADVVPRPSRETGER, from the coding sequence ATGGAACTGCTGACGATCGGGGCCTTCGCCAAGGCGTGTCGGCTGTCACCGAAGGCACTGCGGCTCTACGACGAGTTGGAGTTGCTGCGGCCGACCCGGGTCGACCCCGACACCGGCTACCGCTACTACGCCGCCGAGCAGTTGGAGCAGGCCCGGCTCGTGGCCTGGCTCCGCCGACTGGGCATGCCGCTGGCCCGTATCCGTACGGTGTGCGCGCTGGAGCCGGGCCCCGCCGCCCGGGAGATCCGGGCGTACTGGGCCGGGGTCGAGGCCGAGACGGCGACCCGACGCGACCTGGCGGCCTTCCTCGTGGACCACCTCACCCACACGTCCGAGGAGGACACCGCGATGCTCGAACTCCGTTACGCCGCCCTATCCGACACCGGCCTCGTCCGCGCCGCCAACCAGGACACCGCCTACGCCGGCACCCGTGTCCTCGCCGTCGCCGACGGCTTCGGTCCCGCCGGGGCCCCCGCGAGCACGGCCGCCGTGGAAGCGCTGAGGACCCTGGACCGCGACACCCTCCCGGCGGGCGGTGTGCTGAACCTGCTGGAGGACGCGGTGCGGGGCGCGACCGACGCCGTACGGGAGGTCGCGGGGACCGGGGACGACGGCACGACCCTGACGGCGATGCTGTGGACCGGCTCGCAGCTCGCCCTCGTCCACATCGGCGACTCCCGCGCGTACCTGCTGCGCAACGGCGAACTGTTCCGGATCACCCATGACCACACCGTCGTCCAGTCGATGATCGACGAGGGCCGCCTGACCCCGGAGGAGGCCACCACCCACCCCCAACCCGCCCTGCTTCTGAAGGCGTTGACCAACAGCGGTACCACCGCCACCCCCGACCTGCGCCTCCACGACGCCCAACCCGGCGACCGGTACCTCCTGTGCTCCGACGGTCTCTCCTCGGTCGTCCCCGACCCGGCCGTCCGGCGCACCCTGTCCTCGACCGCGGACCCCGAGACCGCCGTACGCGCCCTCATCACCGAGGCGAACGAGGCGGGCGGCCCCGACAACGTGAGCTGCGTGGTGGCGGACGTGGTGCCGCGCCCCAGCAGGGAGACCGGGGAGCGCTAG
- a CDS encoding DUF3152 domain-containing protein: MAVVGVAGFTAVGWMSGGTGELAGESGATASAESGATASAEPSPERSRRSPGPGRSADAETGGSGSPSSSPSSSPSDSGSPSPGNSPITIPSTGPGTFTTASGGSPKVGKGTPLRYRVDVEKGLSLSAADVAEEVEAVLADPRGWTADGESAFQRVSRGPTDFVVKVATPGTVDAFCGRVGLNTRGEYNCQAGDDVMVNLERWELATPVYAEAVEDYRALIINHEVGHFLDHGHVTCPGKGKPAPAMMQQIKGMKGCVPNVWPYDSDGRFITGPAVP; encoded by the coding sequence GTGGCGGTCGTCGGTGTCGCCGGGTTCACCGCGGTGGGGTGGATGAGCGGCGGCACGGGCGAGTTAGCCGGCGAGTCCGGAGCCACCGCGTCCGCCGAGTCCGGGGCCACCGCGTCCGCCGAGCCCTCGCCCGAGCGGTCCCGGCGCTCACCGGGTCCCGGTCGGAGCGCCGACGCCGAAACGGGTGGGTCCGGCAGTCCTTCCTCCTCGCCCAGTTCGTCACCGAGCGACTCGGGGTCGCCCTCCCCCGGCAACTCGCCGATCACCATCCCGAGCACCGGGCCCGGCACCTTCACCACGGCCTCAGGCGGCAGTCCCAAGGTGGGGAAGGGCACGCCCCTGCGCTACCGGGTCGACGTCGAGAAGGGGTTGTCACTGTCGGCCGCCGATGTCGCCGAAGAGGTGGAGGCCGTGCTCGCCGATCCGCGCGGCTGGACCGCCGACGGCGAATCGGCGTTCCAGCGGGTCTCCCGCGGCCCCACCGACTTCGTCGTCAAGGTGGCGACCCCCGGTACGGTCGACGCGTTCTGCGGCCGGGTCGGGCTGAACACCCGCGGGGAGTACAACTGCCAGGCCGGTGACGACGTCATGGTCAACCTGGAACGCTGGGAGCTGGCGACCCCCGTCTACGCCGAGGCCGTCGAGGACTACCGCGCCCTGATCATCAACCACGAGGTCGGCCACTTCCTCGACCACGGCCACGTCACCTGCCCGGGCAAGGGCAAGCCCGCTCCGGCGATGATGCAGCAGATCAAGGGCATGAAGGGCTGTGTCCCCAACGTCTGGCCGTACGACAGCGACGGCCGTTTCATCACGGGGCCCGCGGTGCCGTGA
- a CDS encoding ATP-grasp domain-containing protein — protein MARTAAPRIALATYDPGPRVNHDRDLPVLVEALREAGADAVALRWDDPAADWAGHDLVVIRSTWDYSWRAAEFVAWAEKTGEATRLANPAEVVRWNTDKRYIGDLARAGVPVVPTDYLAPGDPVRLPEAHEYVVKPTSGAGARFAARYTPDQRETATAHVERMRAEGLTAMVQPFVASIDTEGERALQFFGGRLLHASRKGAVLAPGTAYDAEKTAHPDLVPWTPTEAELAVAERALAAVPGRPELLYARVDLVTGADGQPCVMELELVEPNLFLWLHPASLPRVVEAILTAATTG, from the coding sequence GTGGCCCGCACAGCCGCCCCCCGCATAGCCCTCGCCACCTACGATCCCGGGCCCAGGGTCAACCACGACCGGGATCTGCCGGTGCTGGTGGAGGCACTGCGGGAGGCCGGGGCCGACGCGGTGGCCCTGCGCTGGGACGACCCGGCGGCCGACTGGGCCGGACACGACCTCGTCGTCATCCGGTCCACCTGGGACTACAGCTGGCGCGCGGCCGAGTTCGTGGCCTGGGCGGAGAAGACCGGTGAGGCCACCCGGCTCGCCAACCCGGCCGAGGTCGTGCGCTGGAACACCGACAAGCGGTACATCGGCGATCTCGCGCGGGCCGGTGTGCCCGTCGTGCCGACGGACTATCTCGCGCCCGGCGACCCCGTGCGGCTCCCCGAGGCGCACGAGTACGTCGTGAAGCCCACCTCCGGCGCGGGCGCCCGGTTCGCCGCCCGCTACACCCCCGACCAGCGGGAGACGGCGACCGCGCACGTCGAGCGGATGCGCGCCGAGGGGCTCACCGCGATGGTGCAGCCGTTCGTGGCCAGCATCGACACCGAGGGCGAGCGGGCCCTGCAGTTCTTCGGCGGCCGACTGCTGCACGCCAGCCGCAAGGGCGCGGTGCTCGCGCCCGGCACGGCGTACGACGCCGAGAAGACCGCCCACCCCGACCTGGTCCCCTGGACCCCGACCGAGGCCGAACTCGCTGTCGCCGAGCGGGCGTTGGCCGCCGTACCGGGACGGCCCGAGCTGCTGTACGCGCGCGTCGACCTGGTCACCGGGGCGGACGGGCAGCCGTGCGTGATGGAGCTGGAGCTCGTCGAGCCCAACCTCTTCCTGTGGCTGCACCCGGCCTCGCTGCCCCGTGTGGTCGAGGCGATCCTGACCGCGGCGACCACCGGCTGA
- a CDS encoding LuxR C-terminal-related transcriptional regulator, whose protein sequence is MTSIVGGSESRRTPGFPAELTSFVGRRDEAADVRRLLSAGRLLTLTGPGGVGKTRLAGHVAGQVARAFPDGVWLVPLAALSDEAFVPHAVNDALGVRNETVRPPLEILVDHLRERRLLIVLDNCEHLLRSCAILAGTVLAATEGVRILATSRHRLGLAGEQLFEVPPLPAPAPEELTPSAVESFPALRLFADRAAAVVPGFTVGEANQQAVARLCRRLDGLPLAIELAAVRVRALGVDQLVERLDDRYQLLTCGSPTSEPRHRTLRSAVDWSHELCTPQEQLVWAWLSVFVGGFDLAAAEAVCAGKDTGTGEKIAPCAVLDAVAGLVDKSVLVREEHAGQVRYRLLVSLRDYGLEKLHDLGEAAETRRRHRDHFARLGAEYEQAWFGPDQTEITERIRIDQDNFRAALDFCLTTPGEAQAGLRLAAGLWFHWVAGGIWGEGRHWMDGALRAGARPDVALTRAMWAGALTSLVHSRSAAVLAGLDPVRTAVDAAGELPVPAPPPVPAGALVPGRARASTAFVVLTRVELACTLVSRGRADEAIPLCAEAVALCEAHGEQWARSWALRTLALAHWSAGQYDRAAEHARDCLRLPYTVSQHQSLARTLDLLAAAEALAGDAERAGVLRGAVDRIWHDIGGNPVDALQPGGPRAAEHHARLALGDHAYALAQRRGGRLTPEQAVAYALGEPREGSAGARTGGRRDGAGSASRTGVRRDGAAFAPRTDDGRDGSGPGVREGEVSAVRRNVRGSSSGTRESSLTVGDPARAPVSTKASPPVTVPVVDPVPLTRRELQVAALVAQGRTNKQIADDLVIARRTAEGHVERILVKLGFHNRSQVAAWFSARAGL, encoded by the coding sequence GTGACCAGCATCGTGGGCGGATCGGAGTCGCGGCGCACTCCCGGTTTCCCGGCGGAGCTGACGAGCTTCGTGGGGCGACGGGACGAGGCGGCCGATGTCAGACGGCTGTTGTCGGCGGGCAGACTGCTGACGCTGACGGGACCCGGCGGGGTGGGCAAGACCCGGCTCGCCGGACATGTGGCGGGACAGGTGGCACGGGCCTTCCCGGACGGCGTGTGGCTCGTGCCGCTGGCCGCGTTGAGCGACGAGGCGTTCGTCCCGCACGCCGTCAACGACGCGCTCGGTGTCCGCAACGAGACCGTGCGGCCACCGCTGGAGATCCTCGTCGACCATCTGCGCGAGCGACGCTTACTGATCGTGCTCGACAACTGCGAGCACCTGCTGCGCAGTTGCGCGATCCTCGCCGGGACGGTGCTGGCGGCCACCGAGGGCGTACGGATCCTCGCCACCAGCAGGCACCGGCTGGGGCTGGCCGGGGAGCAGCTGTTCGAGGTGCCGCCGTTGCCCGCGCCCGCGCCGGAGGAGCTGACGCCCTCGGCGGTCGAGTCCTTCCCCGCGCTGCGGCTGTTCGCCGACCGCGCGGCGGCCGTGGTCCCCGGCTTCACCGTCGGCGAGGCGAACCAGCAGGCCGTGGCCCGGCTCTGCCGCCGCCTCGACGGGCTCCCGCTCGCCATCGAGCTGGCGGCGGTCCGGGTGCGGGCGCTCGGCGTGGACCAGCTCGTCGAACGCCTCGACGACCGCTACCAGCTCCTGACCTGCGGCAGCCCGACCTCAGAGCCCCGCCACCGCACCCTGCGCTCCGCCGTCGACTGGAGCCATGAACTGTGCACCCCGCAGGAGCAGTTGGTGTGGGCGTGGCTGTCGGTGTTCGTCGGCGGCTTCGACCTGGCCGCCGCCGAGGCGGTCTGCGCCGGGAAGGACACCGGTACCGGGGAGAAGATCGCCCCGTGCGCGGTGCTGGACGCCGTCGCCGGCCTCGTCGACAAGTCGGTGCTCGTCCGGGAGGAGCACGCCGGTCAGGTCCGCTACCGGCTGCTGGTCTCGCTGCGCGACTACGGGCTGGAGAAGCTGCACGACCTGGGCGAGGCGGCCGAGACCCGGCGACGGCACCGGGACCACTTCGCGCGCCTCGGCGCCGAGTACGAGCAGGCCTGGTTCGGCCCCGACCAGACGGAGATCACCGAACGCATCCGGATCGACCAGGACAACTTCCGGGCCGCCCTGGACTTCTGCCTCACCACCCCCGGCGAGGCGCAAGCCGGGCTGCGGCTCGCCGCCGGGCTGTGGTTCCACTGGGTCGCGGGCGGCATCTGGGGCGAGGGACGGCACTGGATGGACGGCGCCCTGCGCGCCGGGGCCCGGCCCGACGTGGCCCTGACCCGTGCCATGTGGGCGGGCGCCCTGACCTCCCTGGTCCACAGTCGCTCCGCCGCCGTCCTGGCCGGCCTCGACCCGGTGCGGACCGCGGTCGACGCCGCCGGGGAACTCCCGGTGCCCGCGCCGCCGCCCGTGCCGGCCGGCGCCCTCGTCCCGGGCCGGGCCCGCGCCTCCACCGCCTTCGTCGTCCTCACCCGCGTCGAACTGGCCTGCACCCTCGTCAGCCGGGGCCGTGCCGACGAGGCGATCCCGCTGTGCGCCGAGGCGGTCGCCCTCTGCGAGGCCCACGGTGAACAGTGGGCCCGCTCCTGGGCGCTGCGCACCCTCGCCCTCGCGCACTGGTCGGCCGGGCAGTACGACCGGGCCGCCGAGCACGCCCGCGACTGTCTGCGGCTGCCGTACACCGTGAGCCAGCACCAGAGCCTCGCCCGCACCCTCGATCTGCTCGCCGCCGCCGAGGCGCTGGCGGGCGACGCCGAACGGGCCGGTGTGCTGCGCGGCGCCGTCGACCGGATCTGGCACGACATCGGCGGCAACCCCGTGGACGCCCTCCAGCCGGGCGGCCCGCGCGCCGCCGAACACCACGCCCGCCTCGCCCTCGGCGACCACGCCTACGCCCTGGCCCAGCGTCGGGGCGGCCGTCTGACGCCGGAGCAGGCGGTGGCCTACGCCCTGGGCGAGCCGCGGGAGGGATCGGCCGGCGCGCGCACGGGCGGACGGCGGGACGGCGCGGGTTCGGCCTCGCGCACGGGTGTGCGGCGTGACGGCGCGGCCTTCGCGCCGAGGACGGACGACGGGCGGGACGGCTCGGGTCCCGGTGTGCGCGAGGGGGAGGTGTCCGCCGTACGCCGGAACGTGCGGGGCTCCTCCTCGGGCACGAGGGAGAGCTCCCTCACGGTCGGGGATCCGGCCCGCGCCCCGGTGTCGACGAAGGCCTCGCCCCCCGTCACCGTCCCCGTCGTCGACCCGGTCCCGCTGACCCGCCGTGAACTGCAGGTCGCGGCCCTCGTCGCCCAGGGCCGTACCAACAAGCAGATCGCCGACGACCTCGTCATCGCCCGCCGTACCGCCGAGGGTCATGTCGAACGCATCCTCGTGAAGCTGGGCTTCCACAACCGCAGTCAGGTGGCGGCCTGGTTCAGCGCGCGGGCGGGGCTGTGA
- a CDS encoding ATP-binding protein codes for MSEGLRLRMEFRGPELPLVRALVEEASLRARLSASARGAFGQAASEIATDAAARGADPGVVELRLGDSELRCEVTYGAAVPPRGRPDGHGPRLAESLIAGIGAPARIDVRDTPCGTSVTLSAPLPGPVRTPPVTAPPAR; via the coding sequence GTGAGCGAGGGGCTGAGGCTGCGCATGGAGTTCCGCGGTCCCGAACTCCCCCTGGTGCGCGCCCTGGTGGAGGAGGCGTCACTGCGCGCCCGGTTGAGCGCCTCCGCCCGGGGTGCCTTCGGGCAGGCCGCTTCGGAGATCGCCACGGACGCCGCCGCCCGGGGCGCCGACCCCGGGGTCGTCGAACTGCGGCTAGGGGACAGCGAGTTGCGTTGCGAGGTGACGTACGGCGCTGCCGTCCCGCCCAGGGGACGGCCCGACGGGCACGGCCCCCGTCTCGCGGAGTCCCTGATCGCGGGTATCGGCGCTCCCGCCCGGATCGACGTCCGCGACACCCCCTGCGGCACCTCGGTCACCCTGTCCGCCCCGCTGCCCGGCCCGGTGCGTACGCCGCCCGTCACAGCCCCGCCCGCGCGCTGA
- a CDS encoding MEDS domain-containing protein: MTPQHPAERTVPVERLRLGDHACMGPGDREGAGESPWKVFTAYTRTSLARGEKVLLVMDPDDLSDDEVVSLLDRGSGQAAAARDSGQLSVRRNTEIYLPDGRFQERRTIDTYASEVDRACDEGWAGLRVTADMSWAPRAGLGHDRLLDYEASVAPLFADPLFTAICWYDRQRFDDELTSRVGKVHPLRVMERLDSLEVTGTPDGGRMAGTAELSTRSEFVEALREALEHRDDSGPSHFVLDLRDLCFMEAHCAWQLISLAASLPAGSEVTVRCGELLGLVLEQLGADEVPQLLVRVEGEEDEGDAG, from the coding sequence ATGACGCCCCAGCACCCCGCGGAGCGAACCGTGCCCGTCGAGCGGCTGCGGCTGGGGGATCACGCGTGCATGGGGCCGGGGGACCGGGAGGGGGCCGGGGAGTCGCCGTGGAAGGTCTTCACCGCGTACACCCGGACGAGCCTGGCGCGCGGCGAGAAGGTCCTGCTGGTCATGGACCCGGACGACCTGAGCGACGACGAGGTGGTGTCGCTGCTGGACCGGGGCAGCGGGCAGGCGGCCGCGGCGCGGGACAGCGGCCAGCTGTCGGTCAGGCGCAACACGGAGATCTACCTGCCCGACGGCCGGTTCCAGGAGCGGCGCACGATCGACACCTACGCCTCCGAGGTCGACCGCGCCTGCGACGAGGGCTGGGCGGGCCTGCGGGTCACCGCCGACATGAGCTGGGCGCCCCGGGCGGGCCTCGGCCACGACCGGCTGCTCGACTACGAGGCCTCGGTGGCACCGCTCTTCGCGGACCCGCTGTTCACCGCGATCTGCTGGTACGACCGTCAGCGCTTCGACGACGAGCTGACCTCCCGCGTCGGCAAGGTCCATCCGCTGCGGGTCATGGAACGTCTGGACTCCCTGGAGGTCACCGGGACACCGGACGGCGGCCGGATGGCCGGCACCGCCGAGCTGAGCACCCGGAGCGAGTTCGTCGAGGCGCTGCGCGAGGCGCTGGAACACCGTGACGACTCGGGGCCCAGCCACTTCGTCCTCGACCTCCGCGACCTGTGCTTCATGGAGGCCCACTGCGCCTGGCAGCTGATCAGCCTGGCCGCCTCGCTCCCCGCCGGCAGCGAGGTCACCGTGCGCTGCGGCGAACTGCTGGGGCTGGTGCTGGAGCAGCTGGGCGCCGACGAGGTGCCCCAGCTGCTGGTCCGCGTGGAGGGTGAAGAGGACGAGGGGGACGCCGGGTGA